In one Hypanus sabinus isolate sHypSab1 chromosome 11, sHypSab1.hap1, whole genome shotgun sequence genomic region, the following are encoded:
- the cpt2 gene encoding carnitine O-palmitoyltransferase 2, mitochondrial isoform X1 has product MAALRLSPAVSRLSELGWVASPAGQCRARVGITVRAPVGGGGCVQRASSCSPDPDYLHESIVPTNHFQKSLPRLPVPKLQDTVRRYLNAQRPLLDNDQYRRTEKVAHDFEQGVGKQLHEELLAQDKKNKHTSYISGPWFDMYLSARESVVLNFNPFMSFNPDPNPAYNNQLIRATNLTVSAVRFMKTFRAGLLEPEIFHLNPAKSDTALFKNIIRFVPTSVSWYGAYMVNAYPLDMSQYYRLFNSTRIPRPIRDELLTNKSGKHLLVMRNGHFYIFDVIDQDGRITKPSEILAHFQYILSDFSPPPEFPLGYLTSENRDVWSSLRQRLLEAGNKEALNKIDSAVFCVCLDDIIIKDHLELSHNMLHGNGLNRWYDKSFTFILTKDGTAGVNFEHSWGDGVAVLRLQNEVFKDTTTRPAVSPTTQPAMIDSSKSVQKLEFKLDDVLKAGILSAKEKFDTTVSTLTIEAAEFKKGGKVFLKKQKLSPDAVAQLSLQMGFLRQYGKTVATYESCSTAAFKHGRTETIRPATIYTQKCCEAFVRQPSKHSISDLKAMIDECSKYHGQLTKEAAMAQGFDRHLFALCYLAKSKGMPLPELFQDPSYIKIKHNILSTSTLTSTAIQLGGFAPVVPDGFGVGYSVNDNWIGYNISSYPARDAKEFLKCVCKSLDDIFHVLEGQPISG; this is encoded by the exons ATGGCTGCCTTACGACTTTCGCCTGCGGTCAGCAGGCTGAGCGAACTGGGGTGGGTAGCGTCTCCGGCCGGGCAGTGCCGAGCCCGGGTCGGCATCACAGTGCGGGCTCCGGTCGGCGGCGGCGGATGTGTGCAGCGGGCGAGCAGCTGCAGCCCCGACCCCGACTATCTGCACGAAAGCATCGTCCCCACCAACCACTTCCAGAAGAGCCTCCCGCG ATTACCTGTTCCAAAGCTGCAGGATACAGTCCGCCGTTACCTGAATGCACAGAGACCACTTTTAGATAATGACCAATATAG GAGAACAGAAAAGGTGGCTCACGATTTTGAACAGGGGGTTGGTAAACAATTACACGAAGAACTTTTGGCTCAggacaaaaaaaacaaacatacCAGTTACATTTCGG GACCATGGTTTGACATGTACCTAAGTGCCCGTGAATCAGTGGTCCTGAATTTTAACCCCTTTATGTCGTTTAATCCTGATCCAAATCCTGCATACAATAATCAGCTAATTCGGGCAACCAACCTGACAGTGTCTGCAGTACGTTTCATGAAGACTTTTCGTGCAGGTTTACTCGAACCTGAAATTTTCCACCTCAATCCTGCTAAAAGTGACACAGCTCTTTTCAAGAATATCATTCGCTTTGTTCCCACTTCTGTTTCATGGTATGGTGCCTATATGGTTAATGCCTATCCACTTGATATGTCTCAGTACTACAGACTCTTCAATTCCACTCGTATTCCCAGACCAATTCGAGATGAGCTTCTTACAAATAAAAGTGGCAAGCACTTGCTGGTGATGAGAAATGGACATTTCTATATATTTGATGTTATTGATCAAGATGGAAGGATCACAAAGCCTTCTGAAATCCTGGCACATTTCCAGTATATTTTGTCTGATTTCAGTCCCCCTCCTGAATTTCCACTTGGGTATTTGACGAGTGAGAATCGGGATGTCTGGTCCTCTCTAAGACAGAGACTATTGGAGGCTGGGAATAAAGAGGCATTAAATAAAATAGATTCTGCTGTCTTCTGTGTTTGCCTTGATGACATTATCATCAAAGACCACCTTGAGCTCTCCCATAACATGCTTCATGGAAATGGCCTCAACCGCTGGTATGACAAATCGTTCACTTTCATATTAACCAAAGATGGCACTGCAGGTGTGAACTTTGAACATTCATGGGGGGACGGCGTCGCTGTCCTGCGTTTACAGAATGAAGTTTTCAAAGACACGACCACGCGGCCTGCAGTTTCCCCAACAACACAGCCTGCAATGATTGACTCCTCTAAGAGTGTGCAGAAGCTTGAGTTCAAACTCGATGATGTTCTTAAAGCAGGAATTTTGAGTGCTAAAGAAAAATTTGACACCACTGTGAGCACGTTGACTATCGAAGCTGCCGAATTTAAAAAAGGTGGGAAAGTGTTCCTGAAAAAGCAGAAGCTGAGTCCTGATGCAGTGGCTCAACTCTCTCTTCAAATGGGCTTTCTGAGGCAGTACGGCAAAACAGTAGCCACTTATGAGTCATGCAGCACTGCAGCATTTAAACATGGTCGTACAGAAACTATTCGCCCTGCCACCATATACACCCAGAAGTGCTGTGAGGCATTTGTGAGGCAGCCTTCGAAACATAGCATCTCAGACTTGAAGGCAATGATAGACGAGTGCTCCAAGTATCATGGGCAGCTAACCAAAGAGGCTGCAATGG CTCAGGGATTTGACCGCCATTTATTTGCCTTATGTTACCTGGCAAAATCTAAAGGAATGCCTTTGCCAGAACTATTCCAAGATCCATCATATATTAAAATTAAACACAACATTCTTTCCACCAGCACCCTAACCAGTACAGCCATCCAGTTAGGAGGCTTTGCACCTGTTGTTCCTGATGGTTTTGGAGTTGGATATAGTGTTAATGATAACTGGATAGGTTACAATATTTCCAGCTATCCTGCTCGAGATGCTAAGGAATTCCTTAAGTGTGTCTGCAAAAGTCTGGATGATATCTTTCACGTATTGGAAGGGCAACCCATCAGTGGCTGA
- the cpt2 gene encoding carnitine O-palmitoyltransferase 2, mitochondrial isoform X2 has translation MAALRLSPAVSRLSELGWVASPAGQCRARVGITVRAPVGGGGCVQRASSCSPDPDYLHESIVPTNHFQKSLPRLPVPKLQDTVRRYLNAQRPLLDNDQYRRTEKVAHDFEQGVGKQLHEELLAQDKKNKHTSYISGPWFDMYLSARESVVLNFNPFMSFNPDPNPAYNNQLIRATNLTVSAVRFMKTFRAGLLEPEIFHLNPAKSDTALFKNIIRFVPTSVSWYGAYMVNAYPLDMSQYYRLFNSTRIPRPIRDELLTNKSGKHLLVMRNGHFYIFDVIDQDGRITKPSEILAHFQYILSDFSPPPEFPLGYLTSENRDVWSSLRQRLLEAGNKEALNKIDSAVFCVCLDDIIIKDHLELSHNMLHGNGLNRWYDKSFTFILTKDGTAGVNFEHSWGDGVAVLRLQNEVFKDTTTRPAVSPTTQPAMIDSSKSVQKLEFKLDDVLKAGILSAKEKFDTTVSTLTIEAAEFKKGGKVFLKKQKLSPDAVAQLSLQMGFLRQYGKTVATYESCSTAAFKHGRTETIRPATIYTQKCCEAFVRQPSKHSISDLKAMIDECSKYHGQLTKEAAMAVSEVCRE, from the exons ATGGCTGCCTTACGACTTTCGCCTGCGGTCAGCAGGCTGAGCGAACTGGGGTGGGTAGCGTCTCCGGCCGGGCAGTGCCGAGCCCGGGTCGGCATCACAGTGCGGGCTCCGGTCGGCGGCGGCGGATGTGTGCAGCGGGCGAGCAGCTGCAGCCCCGACCCCGACTATCTGCACGAAAGCATCGTCCCCACCAACCACTTCCAGAAGAGCCTCCCGCG ATTACCTGTTCCAAAGCTGCAGGATACAGTCCGCCGTTACCTGAATGCACAGAGACCACTTTTAGATAATGACCAATATAG GAGAACAGAAAAGGTGGCTCACGATTTTGAACAGGGGGTTGGTAAACAATTACACGAAGAACTTTTGGCTCAggacaaaaaaaacaaacatacCAGTTACATTTCGG GACCATGGTTTGACATGTACCTAAGTGCCCGTGAATCAGTGGTCCTGAATTTTAACCCCTTTATGTCGTTTAATCCTGATCCAAATCCTGCATACAATAATCAGCTAATTCGGGCAACCAACCTGACAGTGTCTGCAGTACGTTTCATGAAGACTTTTCGTGCAGGTTTACTCGAACCTGAAATTTTCCACCTCAATCCTGCTAAAAGTGACACAGCTCTTTTCAAGAATATCATTCGCTTTGTTCCCACTTCTGTTTCATGGTATGGTGCCTATATGGTTAATGCCTATCCACTTGATATGTCTCAGTACTACAGACTCTTCAATTCCACTCGTATTCCCAGACCAATTCGAGATGAGCTTCTTACAAATAAAAGTGGCAAGCACTTGCTGGTGATGAGAAATGGACATTTCTATATATTTGATGTTATTGATCAAGATGGAAGGATCACAAAGCCTTCTGAAATCCTGGCACATTTCCAGTATATTTTGTCTGATTTCAGTCCCCCTCCTGAATTTCCACTTGGGTATTTGACGAGTGAGAATCGGGATGTCTGGTCCTCTCTAAGACAGAGACTATTGGAGGCTGGGAATAAAGAGGCATTAAATAAAATAGATTCTGCTGTCTTCTGTGTTTGCCTTGATGACATTATCATCAAAGACCACCTTGAGCTCTCCCATAACATGCTTCATGGAAATGGCCTCAACCGCTGGTATGACAAATCGTTCACTTTCATATTAACCAAAGATGGCACTGCAGGTGTGAACTTTGAACATTCATGGGGGGACGGCGTCGCTGTCCTGCGTTTACAGAATGAAGTTTTCAAAGACACGACCACGCGGCCTGCAGTTTCCCCAACAACACAGCCTGCAATGATTGACTCCTCTAAGAGTGTGCAGAAGCTTGAGTTCAAACTCGATGATGTTCTTAAAGCAGGAATTTTGAGTGCTAAAGAAAAATTTGACACCACTGTGAGCACGTTGACTATCGAAGCTGCCGAATTTAAAAAAGGTGGGAAAGTGTTCCTGAAAAAGCAGAAGCTGAGTCCTGATGCAGTGGCTCAACTCTCTCTTCAAATGGGCTTTCTGAGGCAGTACGGCAAAACAGTAGCCACTTATGAGTCATGCAGCACTGCAGCATTTAAACATGGTCGTACAGAAACTATTCGCCCTGCCACCATATACACCCAGAAGTGCTGTGAGGCATTTGTGAGGCAGCCTTCGAAACATAGCATCTCAGACTTGAAGGCAATGATAGACGAGTGCTCCAAGTATCATGGGCAGCTAACCAAAGAGGCTGCAATGG CAGTCTCTGAAGTTTGCAGAGAATGA